GTTATAAAAGCTACCAATTTGATTAAACAAaacttaaaaataatatatggatTTAAAGGAGATATGAGTTCAGGAGTTGAAATTCCATTGAATGAATTGAAGGATGAAAAATGCCAAGAGAATGTAAATatgtatgaaaaaaatataagaaatgatTTATATAGTACTTATGAGAAGAACATTagtgatgatataaatgatgCAAAACAAAAGAACATGTGtagtgatataaataatatatggagTAATCATATAAAGattgataaaaaaagaataatatcaGGAAATTATAGTAGACttaatagaaataatatatgggAAAATGACagagaaataaataaaaaggatatatttaatataaaggaaaaaaagaatatgaatgaaaatgatgatatatgtaataaaataaaaatcgtAGGAAAggaagaattaaataataatataaaagaagatataaattACTTAAATgttgaaaataatttttatagatataaagggaatatatcatttgaatttttatgtttagaTATATGTATGCAATTATCTATTAAGgaatatgaaaattatttggatacaataaatataacgTTAAGACAGAAAATACAActtcaacaaaaaaaagaagaaaatattgaaataaatatgttaacaaataatttattaagaGAAATGATGAAAATCAAAAATAAGTTACAGAAATTatctaatttattaaatgcaTTACGTAgtaatattgaaaaaatattaaaaaatgaaactgatatgaaaaatatgtatttaactacattaaataaaatttcgataaataaaataaaagattatAGTGACttagaaatattattagaaaCACATTTACAATTAACAGATGAATTATCAGGAGAATTAGAAAATATGGAAGAAAAAATTACACATTATGAAGAATTAATGAGATTAAATTTAGATTATAATAGaaacaaatttattttattaaatgctaaaatttcattttcaacattattttgttctaTATGTGCTGTAATTACTAGCTTATTTGGTATGaacttaaaaaattttattgaaCATAATGATTACGCATTTTTTATTGTATCCATTTTTATTACCTCCTGGTCTATTGTTGGAATATACTTTaccaaaaatataaatacccTCTTAAGGTTTTTCGACAAATATAATGTgaaataatgtaatatatgcGGAAATATATTCACAAGACGTCAAAATGTAGAAATGGGtgcacacacatatataatatatatattatatatatatatatatatatatacataatatattttattattcatctCTTTATTGCTTTTATCACTCAAGCGAAAAgcatgaaaatatatattttgttatatattccCTACTTTATTTGGGatgaattaaattttatatctcTTTTGtcttacttttttttttttttttttaaataattaataacaattttttgtatttttttaaaaccttattaaaacatatttttgaattttaagaaaagaaaaatatatatatttttttaataacagTTAATTATGTACAAAAACAATGttggaaatataaaaaaaaataaaataaaataaaatatacatatatatatatatatatatatatgtaacatatttatatgtttaacaTTTCATATTTGAAATTGTTACACAAAATGTAAACTTTAATTATAAGATCACATAAACATatctttgtatatatatatacaaattaaaaaaatatatataaacaatgaTATCTTATCTgacatatataacaaattgattaatcatataaatataatatttatgtacaacattatatatatatatatatatatatatataatatatggttTATTCTATATAATTCATGTAACAGTaacatcaaaaaaaaaaaataaaataatatataaggaacaaagaataaatacaaacatatatacatatattcatatatatatatatgtaaaaatattttcatatttattcgTTCATATTAAATTTAGAACAGTATGATAAGAACTCACCTaatttatgataaaataGCTCAggatttttttcatctataTCATTATGGTCAGCATTTTCAACTCCCCAGAATCGAAGTATTGAATCATGTACATCTAAATGATTgatctttttatttcttaaaaactgtgatttatttttctgtACTTTTTTtgcaaaatttttttttacaatttttaataaatattcagAATGTTGATAAGGAATATCTCTATCATTCTTACCATgcataataaataaaggaAGGAgaggaatattttttaaacgtttatcatttttaaagaCATCAAACCATggcatttcttttttataatctaAAGGTAGTAATAATCTTAAACCACTATATAAAGGTGACTGTAGAATACAACCACCtacttttacattttttaaattaattaaataacaaCTAGTAGCTGAACCTAAACTATGCCCatatacaataatattttctggttttatatttaaatcttTAGTTAAGTAATCATATGACATCTTAATACTCTTATAACAATTCTTTTCACTAGGATCTTTATTACTTAATCCATAACCACTATAATCATATGAAAATACATTCACATTGTTAGAAGTAACtagatttaataaaaatggtgTCATATAACCAATATCTGTAGTATTCCCATgtgaatataatattgtcTGTTTATTTAAATCCAAAGGTTTCttatataacattataaCAGATACTTCCGTCGAACCTCTTTTtagttttttataatttatatcgATATTATTTATCTGCATCAATTCTTTAATTTCTTCATGATGACTGTTATGAAAGAtgaatttattatcattttctatattatatccTTTAATGATTGGAGGAACAAAGGCCATTTTTTTCACCATGCGTCCCCTAAACCcgctacaaaaaaaaaaaaataataataaataaataatataatataaaatgaaatgaaatgaaataatgtgaatatatggcatatgatatatatatatatatatatatatatatatcataaaaataagttatataaataaaatatctgtttatattttaatatacatatattcagtgtaataaatatattctttttaatctACCATATGGTCATACAACCAAGAATGAAAAAAGTCAATCCAAATCTTCTTCCTCCTGTTgattcttcatcatcttcatcatattcatagtcaaataaattttcaaaatattcTACATCTTTATCATTAGAATATAAGTTATCTTCCTCCtttttatcttcttttaAATGTACATACTTAATACATTCACCTAAATCACTATCTTTACTATATGATGccatgttatatatttatacacccgaaaaatatgtaacacttaaaaaaaaataaataataagaaatatttatcTGTAAATATTTGTTGGGTGCTATCAATTATTTCAAAGTTGttgtacaaaaatatatttataattttttatattataataatatatttttatataaaaatgtggtaaaaatatttttaatatattataacaaccATTATTctaaatgaataataaataaaaaaaaattataatgtatTTCAAAAGCTTAagaagataaatatattaccgacaaaaatatatatttatacatatatatatatatatatatatatatatatataatattataattaatatagagatctatttttgtaataatgtctatattattaaaagaagaagtacttatatattaatattacttttttttttttttttttttttttttttttttggttttcatattattaattttgaattactataaaaatgataatattattattatatatatctttatatatatataattatttatgaaATTTTGGTTCTATAtcgtttttttatatttttaataatataaaattattttcatataaaataaaaaatacaaaacaaaatataagtTGTTCTCTTATGTAATACTAAAAAAAACTACTACCTACTATTTTTGAACAactacattattattactaaataatgttatattataacatatatatattatatatatatatatatatatatattttttttaaaataaaacctatttatataattatattaactttattattatttaatttagagaaagaaaaaaaaaaaaaaaaactttgaatattcttaattttttagataaatttacatatatttttttatttatttatcaaaTCTAAAATAATTACATTTATAGTTTCATAaagattttattatatattttatgcataaatacatatacttttttatatattataaataaattttatatagagattgaaataatacatttttttcatgcaacttgtttaataaataaataaataaataaataaataaatatatatatatatatatatatatatatatatatatattataatatatttattttattatcatatattttaaaaaatatatttttttatgttttattagcAACAATCCAATCCCCATTGTTTATGAGAGAGTTATATTTTTCACATGTCcatgataaatattataataataaaatgattattattatgttgaaaattattcatttttaattaaatatatatgtatatttatgtatttatttattcatttttttattttttatatttttatgtattataatttattaagtGCTTGATAAGAAAATTCAAATACCTcactttataattttattaaaacaaaaccaagttctttttttaaggtaaaaatgatataataagaaattccattcttcatatatttttgtaggTATAATTTTCATACCAACcagatacatatataataaaataagtgCTTTcccttatattatatactgatataaaataaaataaaataaaataaaataaaataaaataaaataaaataaaataatattataaattttttatggtattaaaattatatacgtactacatatatatattattaatataatatatatatatatatatatatatttatttatttatttatatgtatgtatatatttttgtggaAAAGGCCACTTAAGGTAAttgtttaataaaaatgttccAAGTTCAAAAGTGGATTTACacaattaaatttattatgtaaatatatgtggagctaaatattattatgcttgaataattacatatataatataatataatattatattattatattatatatatcatcgcattattttattattatatatttatttatttatatatttatttatttttatttattttttccttttttgtttgaatgaatatttttggcttgcttcttttaaatttattgattaatgtaatatttatactttgtaatataaaaagaaaaaataaatttttaaaaaggcAATTATGTTCAAATGAATTGAAACATTTGAAAtacaaaaatgataatatgataAGAAAAGGTATacttaattataaatataaatataaatatagatttttctacataataataaaaaaaaattatagtaataaaattaaaagaaaaaataaaataaagcaAATAGGAGTGATGGAAAAtatcaataatattaatgataataataaatggaGATGTTTAAGTAGTAGCAATCATATTTCAAGTAATATGATGGGGAACACATTTTAcgaaaatgtatatataaattacctaaaagattatataatagatgaaaaagaaaaggctatggaaaaaaatatagttaAGGACGAGGAacaaaaaaaggataaaatatattttccaaatagtaataatatgttaaatgCTAAAGATATAGAAAATGTTATACATGAAAGAATaagaaaagaagaagaaaatttaTTTGAGTTTTTAAAAAGTGTAAATGAGAGATACAATTTAAATTGTACATTACGGGTTGTCGGTGGTTGGGTGAGAGACAAAttcttaaatattaataatgatgatatagaTATAACAGTCGATAATATGAAAGGTGCTGAATtttgtaattatattaaagaatatataaaagagaaagaaaataagaattttaattttggtattattaaaataaattcagATCAATCAAAACATTTAGAAACATCAAgctttaatttatttaattttcaaGTAGATATTGTAAAtttaagaaatgaaaaatatacagAAGAAAGTCGAATACCAGAAATTGTTATAGGAACACCAGAAGAAGATGCTTTAAGAAGAGATTTTACAGTAAATtccttattttataatttaaaaaataaaaaagttgaAGATTATACTGAAAAAGGTATATTCCATTTaaaaaatcatattattaGTACTCCACTAGAACCACTTGCTACTTTTCTTGATGATCCTTTAAGAATTGTTAGATGTATACGTTTTTGTGGATTCTTTAATTTCTTCTTAGAAAAATCCATttttaatgttttaaaaaatgaagatattaaaaaagcaTTTACGAAAAAAATATCCAAAAGTAGATTATCATCAGAAATTGTAAAAATTTTTTCAGCCAAATGTAAAAATGTTATTCTATCTTTAACATTATTGAATTATAGTTCCTACTCCTCTAAAATATTTCAGCTACCATcaaattattttgtaaaagatGAAGAACTATTTGAAAAACTTAAAAAGAAggataaaataaacaaaggAATTGTAACACCAGCACAACATTATCATACTAATGATAGTGTTCATGATCAACATGTGG
This Plasmodium falciparum 3D7 genome assembly, chromosome: 11 DNA region includes the following protein-coding sequences:
- a CDS encoding tRNA nucleotidyltransferase, putative — its product is MNIFGLLLLNLLINVIFILCNIKRKNKFLKRQLCSNELKHLKYKNDNMIRKGILNYKYKYKYRFFYIIIKKNYSNKIKRKNKIKQIGVMENINNINDNNKWRCLSSSNHISSNMMGNTFYENVYINYLKDYIIDEKEKAMEKNIVKDEEQKKDKIYFPNSNNMLNAKDIENVIHERIRKEEENLFEFLKSVNERYNLNCTLRVVGGWVRDKFLNINNDDIDITVDNMKGAEFCNYIKEYIKEKENKNFNFGIIKINSDQSKHLETSSFNLFNFQVDIVNLRNEKYTEESRIPEIVIGTPEEDALRRDFTVNSLFYNLKNKKVEDYTEKGIFHLKNHIISTPLEPLATFLDDPLRIVRCIRFCGFFNFFLEKSIFNVLKNEDIKKAFTKKISKSRLSSEIVKIFSAKCKNVILSLTLLNYSSYSSKIFQLPSNYFVKDEELFEKLKKKDKINKGIVTPAQHYHTNDSVHDQHVDNLNDLNCVSSNNNINNKKIHLQNVENSNICNNSSNIISSNDLIQNKVNNVSEQSDINKEDENNQCNNVMNVQNNDKQNFEQKWLFDGLSYLKFFKEIEKNNLLKETFNNLDYKENMNYIQLCLFLLPLKNHFLYIKNGKTEYVVEYIIRESLKFPLKYSKFCVHIFEGFTHLYNLYKTIDVLNFLKNKNYQEEHNIQIKGQTVLCLKKIGDKWNFVFLIFYIFHKFNELNKNYITSITTNNICLSDFVAKLYRYIFKFNLQESYNMKPFLKWPDIKHNFPNISPNQINEVYEQIIKFMAIHGENEKECIEYLKQHFTK
- a CDS encoding alpha/beta hydrolase fold domain containing protein, putative, whose product is MASYSKDSDLGECIKYVHLKEDKKEEDNLYSNDKDVEYFENLFDYEYDEDDEESTGGRRFGLTFFILGCMTICGFRGRMVKKMAFVPPIIKGYNIENDNKFIFHNSHHEEIKELMQINNIDINYKKLKRGSTEVSVIMLYKKPLDLNKQTILYSHGNTTDIGYMTPFLLNLVTSNNVNVFSYDYSGYGLSNKDPSEKNCYKSIKMSYDYLTKDLNIKPENIIVYGHSLGSATSCYLINLKNVKVGGCILQSPLYSGLRLLLPLDYKKEMPWFDVFKNDKRLKNIPLLPLFIMHGKNDRDIPYQHSEYLLKIVKKNFAKKVQKNKSQFLRNKKINHLDVHDSILRFWGVENADHNDIDEKNPELFYHKLGEFLSYCSKFNMNE
- a CDS encoding CorA-like Mg2+ transporter protein, putative, with product MFVWTHINKYTSRYINRYILKFTRYESLRLCMLNFTSTIKNENKIYSKKNFNNVLMQNIKITEDEEIICEQFFFSKYNLPYVLKIPFSDLRLIDTCNNNHNPTILIRKDMILLRTGFLSCVIRYNELWLFEPREPLVIKATNLIKQNLKIIYGFKGDMSSGVEIPLNELKDEKCQENVNMYEKNIRNDLYSTYEKNISDDINDAKQKNMCSDINNIWSNHIKIDKKRIISGNYSRLNRNNIWENDREINKKDIFNIKEKKNMNENDDICNKIKIVGKEELNNNIKEDINYLNVENNFYRYKGNISFEFLCLDICMQLSIKEYENYLDTINITLRQKIQLQQKKEENIEINMLTNNLLREMMKIKNKLQKLSNLLNALRSNIEKILKNETDMKNMYLTTLNKISINKIKDYSDLEILLETHLQLTDELSGELENMEEKITHYEELMRLNLDYNRNKFILLNAKISFSTLFCSICAVITSLFGMNLKNFIEHNDYAFFIVSIFITSWSIVGIYFTKNINTLLRFFDKYNVK